The following are from one region of the Odontesthes bonariensis isolate fOdoBon6 chromosome 12, fOdoBon6.hap1, whole genome shotgun sequence genome:
- the xirp2b gene encoding uncharacterized protein xirp2b, which produces MYQAAVSKRADNTISSGVMEESEVCSLPGGLASVRKQFETQETATSHNVTQFHFQHRSVQEMSNSEVTVSSSSRQVIPGSQQLNFQETMVSCSDSNLKSSYENHQNETEEEFPRYTTKELRDRFERTIEEAASHKPIKIGRDINRSKWSSNVTQNNTVTSEMYEASAIEATHGTIATVMVDEEFPPPPIDDSDYLPPPPPDLLQMPSDDENIQEDHYSHEPQEPVNLSKHPPNKEAFFKQRGMSELKRLYKHIHPEVRKNIEKEFYSECNESENNQIESQAYTYEEDSSSPDDINEEEYGEWEEILPGEVQAMRWMFENKPLDTIKDETPDEDEDNNKISQQEMIFGKDVRRTAWMFETKPIDEVGSLSTNSTEYKNKFNKFDKGDVRAAAWLFETQTMDSLNKMHKEEELTKEIVFTEEDGNATIYMIDNRFMESLGHTETIDESHLLSLRSVLEEINGEVKTVTSTFDTQFKCIIMGQSSQMLEITSVRKIETELENSIASRWLFDTQPLDMTNREPAPLNLVCSLSMEDSSKGNWGRWLFEIKTLDSLNEWESSQMEKSEIIGADVRKHCLVFETQPMDSLKDDSNAKPQSIEDIIGGNVRSARNFFESSPQTARKNCPEVGKLKMPTVDEEIKGDVRHQKWRFESQPLEHIREDKKEVTRTVNVEEDLTQEDGTSCRADVRKNCWVFETQPMETLKDDSNARPLTKEEIIAGNVRSAKHYFEMNPSDELKELAEVGKLKKTIALNDEMGDVRHQKWRFESQPLEQIREEKKEVIRTIDLEEIDKVDVSNYKQIFESTDLNRIDESQKIHIEGVTSGSVISNKNLFESSALYAMQDSSGHFHEVKTVRREEVVKGDVTTCKWMFETRPIDQFDQSIEEYQIIKGISKQEIESGDVKTAKWLFETQPLDAIKYFSNIEDEETVETSTSLDVVKGDVKTCKWLFETKPMDILCERVEVKGENESEEMRKGDVKTCTWLFETQALDTIHDETETVLKTSTVQQDDVRGKDVRAACFLFETEKLENLTGEETGSYKRVTEIDIASGDVPRMKYIFENQTSDIMTSTSDEVMQKLKRVQTEDIQGGNVVNSKWLFENQSIDTIHDSQEEYMNSRTVSDVQGGDVNKGRLIFETCSLDKIKEVSSETELMKSQKIVCDEDEKGDVRNYTMMFETQPLYALQDKEGHYHEVTTVTSEEIKQGNVVGTRWLFETKPLDAIKDTDEVYIIKSVTQQDLQKGDVTSNKWKFETQPLDMIAEEKKAFIKTVDDIQGGNVTMNKHRFETDSLSLGSVRTVNVSEIQKGDVRTAKWRFETQSMDKIRSMSSENLIETVKKEEVAQGDVKHSVWLFEKNPLDHIKEADEEGDITIAPEEIPKADVKTKTWLFETTSFDDFNEAKMEKTEILGKSVKGTLEELYSQKMVKSKGILIETDEIGDVRMAKYQLMNKQAPEIQREEVIRGDLQTIMMNLVNRQERKEQQIVIDSEEKGNISSTVQQLFSQERASNIEKEEVLRGDIQEAINNLFNESGSGKHGILIQEDEKGDVQMTLYSLLNKHENVNVEKEDIVKGDIRSALQRLSSPDNLDQAMKIKIDETEKGNVNFYSTCIETGALDYLKQLHVGPDETPPDPAEKEEVIGGDIKGTKLILGHNQMQIERTVEDVIPGDVHNTVKVFMSEPTVSLERIQKEEIVKGDLRATLNSLSESVNQTVIVEKEEVVKGNIPKALRCLEKAQRRQKEMEKPDIVPGNIKGALRSLEKSATSRAEAVGEDLVSGDVKATLKSLELAKQTMREVEKEEIVRGDIQTAKQSLQDASNEKRKCQQDIDVQGDVRGAIQLLMEPPPSPRMQRSSSFEGDMKGDVKMSIKSLYESQEQTQLDKEEVIKGDVKGTIKSLLETAQRETPKVRHGAYRRVKVKQSPPVKNLNTDAHRNIQKIKTAKQVEISNEKHSNEADTVTIKTCTVEKSAQKSTVVEHNTITQNHGIKTVKTEFRNLKSNPKGMIKLGKTKVKTDVYMLKPETPEPDLPLPPPPPPLTDNDLLPPPPSPLPPSADTDIDQLPPPPPPLTAEQDFLPPPPSQQELENMPALVIPPSPTKAKRMTVKKVKAPALHPVPKLEPKVEFRATQEVKATSEKSVEISQEQFKTTALVSKTVSCEIPPPPESPQPLKKVHIAPVKFTPPPSPPPFMREKMSKFHTPLIKAQEKYRKMREESTPPSTPPPTFIHDSVSAALEMLSTKEHSNYSSSGIMSERDESSDVSKQVVPSNTTQSKASTHHEKTIVDSTIKSSAKQHIVSSETSKVVSIQKTSSVSAVRQHMHTSTQKTVSVSSKQSASSVMSDKGQTSVTDVTKTENMTAQAKKDSKGCKTKDSNKSEDTKENTTPSQKAKPESEIIQLSYNLSGTENVTSSENEESKSPHHDNKNKTDDSSAKSQENVSNQPKQTEKAAANANGKIGKQNQKGKKNNKQERHAEMKVSSESVSQVLKKEVKEGVELKQGIKKVILSPPPAPAATMGVPASKTDNQPETPAPSKKKKKSKKAKGGIQPGQGKDTLSESKTETTNTKKTHQAQETTTFTQSHKSVKEHVKVKTEVITTDNQKGEVTVIQQSADEPPKESRVVPITVTSKSERSELVKSTTGRTEDSQRQEVQVVISHITEIQGISDKTDSQTVKSLLSTAPDMLMPPEKKRELKESTTESDAQKNEEILHDVRKLAESKIIHPAGETMEKHESEPVSEKAVSGPAPGISKISVCSAKIENQTQLSTSHESRKEEVILWKSGDLRAPSPSLRMRSPSPIFITIESTRRTDSPQRVTPSPTLLHRPPTPPTPPPRRCDTPTSRLTRITPSPTFDRAENLARLKDATAKLSRGVTPPPLLTNQIPEKKSGIVESPASFHRQIKIDSQVVEASGALTGRETPKESLSEEGHQADVKVGDGTHGLSENNIQSRSETHERQGQNDSDLLEALDDSEPSFATVKEKREFFEEAQKAETNKIYVRKEPISIPERLGPEMEEYEAENENKESEELLGADLSDLVHTFESPEEKLCSNKELIPRVGRIRNDSESTDCNKETADILKREMPTFDIQTIKNVFELDEQSSSVKEGVVEDWEELVSSRSETTADTSKRERPQDAKGGSRQSTPLPPQKKEADTVPAQPAGFSETKSITEHFSDVDEFGNKVTGTVTSVTERSESTSTQPTVFSYADAVKRKAARRTETYDEDATDKLLKNFHETWTESEAVFKNLGYTVCEETTSQAVSHHMKIVSTGSSSEVRALHGMSEESLSDGCSDSGQKKVP; this is translated from the exons ATGTACCAGGCAGCTGTCTCCAAGCGGGCAGACAACACCATCTCCAGCGGG GTTATGGAGGAGTCAGAGGTCTGTTCCCTGCCTGGGGGACTTGCAAGTGTGAGGAAACAATTTGAAACCCAGGAAACTGCAACATCCCACAATGTTACCCAGTTTCATTTCCAACACAGATCTGTGCAG GAAATGTCAAACTCAGAAGTGACAGTGTCAAGCAGCAGCAGACAGGTCATCCCAGGCAGTCAGCAGCTAAATTTCCAAGAAACTATG GTGTCGTGCAGTGACAGCAATCTTAAATCCAGCTATGAAAACCATCAAAACGAAACAG AGGAAGAGTTTCCCAGGTATACTACAAAAGAGTTGAGGGATCGCTTTGAAAGAACAATAGAGGAGGCTGCTTCACACAAGCCCATTAAG ATTGGACGTGACATCAATCGATCTAAGTGGTCCtcaaatgtgactcaaaacaacacAGTGACGAGTGAGATGTATGAAGCATCCGCTATTGAAGCAACACACGGCACAATCGCCACAGTGATGGTTGATGAGGAGTTTCCACCCCCACCAATTGATGATTCTGACTATCTTCCACCCCCTCCACCAGACTTACTACAAATGCCATCAGACGATGAAAATATTCAAGAGGACCATTACTCACATGAGCCTCAAGAGCCAGTAAACCTGTCCAAACACCCACCCAACAAAGAGGCCTTTTTCAAGCAAAGGGGTATGTCTGAGCTCAAACGTCTTTACAAGCACATTCATCCTGAAGTTCGTAAGAATATTGAGAAAGAGTTCTACAGTGAATGCAACGAAAGTGAGAACAACCAGATTGAGAGCCAAGCGTACACGTATGAGGAGGATAGCAGCAGTCCCGATGATATCAATGAAGAGGAATATGGGGAATGGGAGGAGATTCTCCCCGGGGAGGTGCAAGCAATGCGCTGGatgtttgaaaataaaccaTTGGACACCATTAAAGATGAAACTCCTGATGAGGATGAAGACAACAATAAAATAAGTCAACAGGAAATGATATTTGGAAAAGATGTAAGACGTACAGCGTGGATGTTTGAGACAAAGCCGATAGATGAGGTGGGCTCACTGAGCACCAATTCAACAGAATACAAAAACAAATTCAATAAATTTGACAAGGGTGATGTTCGTGCTGCAGCTTGGTTGTTTGAAACCCAAACCATGGACTCTCTAAACAAAATGCATAAGGAGGAGGAATTAACAAAAGAGATTGTGTTTACTGAGGAGGATGGAAATGCTACCATTTACATGATTGACAATAGGTTCATGGAAAGCCTCGGCCACACTGAGACTATTGACGAGAGCCATCTGCTGAGCCTACGGTCAGTGTTAGAGGAAATTAATGGAGAAGTGAAAACTGTAACAAGTACTTTTGACACTCAGTTCAAATGCATCATCATGGGACAATCAAGCCAGATGCTGGAGATCACGTCTGTTCGCAAAATTGAAACTGAATTGGAAAACTCTATTGCTTCACGGTGGCTTTTTGATACCCAACCTCTGGATATGACAAACAGAGAACCTGCTCCTTTGAATCTTGTATGTAGCCTGTCCATGGAGGATAGCAGTAAAGGAAACTGGGGCAGGTGGTTGTTTGAGATAAAGACATTGGATTCTCTCAATGAGTGGGAAAGTTCACAAATGGAGAAGAGTGAGATAATCGGTGCCGATGTGCGCAAGCACTGCTTAGTCTTTGAAACACAGCCAATGGATTCTCTAAAGGATGACTCCAATGCCAAACCTCAGTCTATTGAAGACATTATTGGGGGCAATGTTAGATCTGCAAGAAACTTTTTTGAAAGCAGCCCTCAAACAGCTAGGAAGAATTGCCCTGAGGTTGGAAAACTTAAAATGCCAACAGTCGATGAAGAAATAAAAGGTGATGTGAGACACCAGAAGTGGCGCTTTGAGAGTCAACCTCTGGAGCACATAAGAGAGGACAAGAAAGAAGTTACCCGTACTGTGAATGTTGAGGAGGACCTCACACAAGAGGATGGCACAAGCTGCAGGGCAGACGTTCGCAAGAACTGCTGGGTGTTTGAAACGCAGCCAATGGAAACTTTAAAGGATGATTCAAATGCCCGGCCCTTGACAAAAGAGGAAATTATCGCAGGTAATGTGAGATCAGCCAAgcattattttgaaatgaatccAAGTGATGAGCTGAAGGAGTTGGCAGAGGTGGGCAAATTGAAAAAAACGATAGCACTTAATGATGAGATGGGTGATGTGAGACATCAGAAATGGCGATTTGAAAGCCAACCTCTGGAGCAAAtcagagaggaaaagaaagaagttATACGAACAATTGACCTGGAGGAAATTGATAAAGTGGATGTGTCAAACTACAAGCAGATCTTTGAGAGCACAGATTTAAACAGGATAGATGAATCTCAAAAGATTCACATAGAGGGTGTAACGTCAGGCTCTGTGATATCAAATAAGAACCTGTTTGAGTCCTCTGCGTTGTATGCCATGCAAGACAGCTCAGGGCACTTccatgaggtaaaaacagtccGCCGTGAGGAGGTAGTGAAAGGTGACGTAACCACATGCAAATGGATGTTTGAAACGCGGCCAATCGATCAGTTTGATCAAAGCATTGAAGAATACCAAATTATCAAGGGCATATCCAAACAAGAAATTGAGTCTGGCGATGTTAAAACTGCAAAGTGGTTGTTTGAAACACAGCCTCTTGATGCTATCAAGTACTTCAGCAATATCGAGGATGAAGAAACTGTAGAAACAAGTACAAGTCTTGATGTGGTGAAGGGGGATGTGAAAACCTGCAAGTGGCTATTTGAAACAAAACCAATGGATATCTTGTGTGAAAGAGTGGAGGTGAAAGGTGAAAATGAATCTGAGGAAATGCGTAAGGGAGATGTCAAAACCTGTACATGGCTCTTTGAGACACAAGCACTTGATACTATCCATGATGAGACAGAAACAGTTCTGAAAACAAGCACTGTACAGCAAGACGACGTTAGAGGAAAAGATGTGAGAGCGGCTTGTTTTCTCTTTGAGACAGAAAAACTGGAGAATCTCACTGGCGAGGAGACCGGCTCATACAAACGTGTCACAGAGATAGACATTGCATCTGGAGATGTCCCAAGGATGAAGTATATTTTTGAAAACCAAACATCTGATATTATGACATCTACATCTGATGAAGTGATGCAAAAGCTCAAGAGAGTTCAGACTGAGGACATACAAGGAGGAAATGTTGTGAACTCCAAATGGCTATTTGAAAACCAATCCATAGATACCATACACGACAGCCAAGAGGAATACATGAACAGCCGCACAGTGAGCGATGTACAAGGAGGCGATGTGAACAAGGGTCGTCTCATTTTTGAGACCTGCTCCTTAGATAAAATCAAGGAGGTCTCTTCAGAGACGGAGCTGATGAAATCGCAAAAAATTGTCTGCGATGAAGATGAGAAGGGTGATGTGAGAAATTACACCATGATGTTTGAAACTCAGCCACTTTATGCCCTTCAGGACAAAGAGGGCCATTACCATGAGGTCACCACTGTCACCAGTGAGGAGATAAAACAAGGAAATGTTGTTGGAACCCGGTGGTTGTTTGAAACCAAGCCTCTTGATGCTATTAAGGACACAGATGAGGTTTATATCATCAAGTCAGTCACACAACAGGATTTGCAGAAAGGAGACGTCACGTCTAACAAGTGGAAATTTGAGACTCAACCTCTTGATATGattgctgaagaaaaaaaggctttcATAAAAACTGTGGATGACATTCAAGGGGGCAATGTTACAATGAATAAACATCGCTTTGAGACCGACAGCTTGTCACTGGGCTCTGTGAGGACCGTGAATGTAAGTGAAATACAAAAGGGTGATGTCAGGACTGCAAAGTGGAGATTTGAAACACAATCCATGGACAAAATAAGAAGCATGAGCTCTGAAAATCTTATAGAAACCGTTAAAAAGGAGGAGGTTGCGCAGGGAGATGTTAaacattctgtctggctttttGAGAAAAATCCTCTTGACCACATTAAAGAAGCAGATGAGGAAGGGGACATAACCATAGCTCCGGAGGAGATACCCAAAGCAGATGTAAAGACAAAAACATGGCTCTTTGAAACAACCTCATTTGACGACTTTAATGAGGCAAAAATGGAAAAGACTGAAATATTGGGCAAAAGTGTCAAGGGAACACTTGAGGAACTTTACAGTCAGAAAATGGTGAAGTCGAAGGGTATACTCATTGAAACTGATGAAATTGGCGATGTAAGAATGGCAAAATACCAGCTAATGAATAAGCAGGCTCCAGAGATTCAACGAGAGGAAGTCATCAGAGGAGATTTGCAAACTATAATGATGAACCTAGTGAATAGACAGGAAAGAAAAGAGCAGCAGATAGTCATAGATTCAGAAGAGAAGGGTAATATCAGTTCAACAGTGCAACAGCTATTCAGCCAAGAGAGAGCTAGCAATATTGAAAAGGAGGAAGTACTGCGTGGTGACATCCAAGAAGCTATAAACAACCTCTTCAATGAGAGCGGATCAGGAAAACATGGAATTCTCATCCAGGAAGATGAAAAAGGAGATGTACAGATGACATTATATTCGCTTCTTAACAAACATGAGAATGTTAATGTTGAAAAAGAGGACATTGTAAAAGGGGACATAAGGAGTGCTCTGCAAAGGCTGTCCAGCCCAGACAATCTAGATCAGGCAATGAAGATAAAAATAGATGAAACCGAAAAAGGAAATGTCAACTTTTACTCTACATGCATTGAAACTGGGGCTCTTGATTATCTTAAACAGCTCCATGTAGGACCCGATGAAACTCCACCTGACCCAGCAGAAAAAGAGGAGGTTATTGGGGGTGACATTAAGGGCACCAAACTCATCCTTGGCCATAATCAAATGCAAATTGAGCGTACAGTAGAGGATGTCATACCGGGAGATGTTCACAACACTGTGAAAGTTTTCATGTCAGAGCCAACGGTTTCACTGGAAAGGATCCAAAAGGAGGAGATAGTTAAGGGGGATTTAAGGGCCACTTTGAACTCATTGTCAGAATCAGTAAATCAGACAGTCATTGTGGAGAAAGAGGAAGTGGTGAAAGGCAACATCCCCAAAGCACTGCGGTGTTTAGAGAAGGCTCAAAGACGGCAGAAGGAGATGGAGAAACCAGATATTGTACCGGGAAATATCAAAGGGGCTCTAAGATCGCTTGAGAAATCAGCAACATCCCGAGCTGAAGCTGTTGGTGAGGATTTAGTTTCTGGAGATGTTAAGGCCACACTGAAATCTTTGGAATTGGCAAAGCAAACAATGAGGGAAGTTGAAAAGGAAGAAATTGTCAGGGGTGATATTCAGACAGCAAAGCAAAGTCTTCAAGATGCCTCAAATGAGAAGAGGAAGTGTCAACAAGACATTGATGTTCAGGGAGACGTCAGAGGGGCAATTCAACTTTTAATGGAACCTCCCCCCTCACCGAGGATGCAAAGGAGCTCTAGCTTTGAGGGTGATATGAAGGGTGATGTCAAAATGTCAATTAAGTCTTTATATGAGTCACAGGAGCAAACCCAGCTGGACAAAGAAGAAGTGATAAAGGGTGATGTTAAAGGCACTATTAAGTCGCTGCTGGAAACAGCACAGCGGGAAACTCCCAAAGTCAGGCATGGAGCATACAGAAGAGTAAAAGTCAAGCAGAGCCCTCCTGTGAAAAACCTGAACACTGATGCACATAGGAACATACAAAAGATCAAAACAGCTAAACAAGTTGAGATATCAAATGAGAAGCACTCTAATGAAGCTGATACTGTTACAATCAAGACATGTACTGTGGAGAAGTCTGCCCAGAAATCTACTGTGGTGGAGCACAATACTATAACCCAAAACCATGGCATCAAAACAGTCAAAACAGAATTTCGTAATCTTAAATCAAACCCAAAGGGGATGATAAAACTGGGtaaaaccaaagtaaaaacTGATGTTTACATGTTAAAGCCAGAAACACCAGAGCCTGATCTACCCCTCCCACCCCCACCTCCACCCCTGACAGACAATgacctccttcctcctcctccaagtcctcttcctccttcagcTGATACTGACATTGATCagcttcctcctccacctcccccaCTCACCGCTGAGCAGGACTTCCTCCCACCTCCTCCATCTCAACAAGAGCTGGAAAATATGCCAGCGCTGGTAATTCCTCCTTCACCAACAAAAGCAAAGAGGATGACTGTCAAAAAAGTGAAAGCTCCTGCTTTACACCCAGTTCCAAAGCTGGAGCCTAAAGTGGAATTCAGAGCAACACAAGAGGTGAAGGCAACGTCTGAGAAAAGTGTAGAAATAAGCCAAGAACAATTCAAAACAACTGCGCTTGTATCAAAAACAGTTTCATGTGAAATTCCTCCACCACCAGAGTCACCACAACCATTAAAGAAAGTTCACATTGCTCCAGTGAAATTCActcctccaccctctcctcctcccttcaTGAGAGAGAAAATGAGTAAATTTCATACACCTTTAATAAAAGCACAAGAAAAGTACCGGAAGATGAGAGAGGAAAGCACACCTCCAAGCACTCCACCTCCCACTTTCATACATGACTCAGTTAGCGCTGCTCTTGAAATGCTTTCCACGAAAGAGCATTCAAATTACAGCAGCTCAGGAATCATGTCGGAGAGAGATGAATCATCTGATGTATCCAAGCAGGTCGTGCCCTCAAATACAACACAGAGCAAAGCCAGCACTCACCATGAGAAAACAATTGTGGATTCTACAATTAAATCTTCTGCCAAACAACATATTGTATCCAGTGAGACTTCTAAGGTTGTCTCAATTCAAAAGACCTCATCTGTTTCAGCTGTTAGACAACACATGCATACCAGTACGCAGAAAACAGTTTCCGTTTCTTCCAAACAGTCTGCCTCATCTGTCATGTCTGACAAAGGCCAGACCTCAGTTACGGATGttacaaaaacagaaaacatgactGCACAAGCAAAGAAAGACTCCAAAGGTTGCAAAACAAAGGACTCCAACAAATCTGaagacacaaaagaaaacacaactcCTTCACAAAAGGCAAAACCAGAATCGGAGATAATTCAATTATCCTACAACCTTTCTGGAACAGAGAATGTCACCTCAAGCGAAAACGAGGAGTCCAAATCACCACATCATGATAACAAGAACAAAACTGATGATTCTTCTGCCAAAAGCCAAGAAAACGTTTCCAATCAGCCAAAGCAAACAGAGAAGGCAGCAGCCAACGCGAATGGAAAAATAggcaaacaaaaccaaaaggggaaaaaaaacaacaaacaagaaaGGCACGCAGAGATGAAAGTGTCCAGTGAGAGTGTTTCACAAGTTTTGAAAAAGGAGGTGAAGGAAGGAGTCGAGTTGAAGCAGGGGATAAAGAAAGTCATtctgtctcctcctcctgctcctgctgctaCGATGGGTGTACCTGCAAGCAAGACTGATAACCAACCAGAAACTCCAGCtccttcaaaaaagaaaaagaaatccaaaAAGGCGAAAGGGGGTATACAGCCAGGCCAAGGAAAAGATACTCTCTCAGAATCAAAGACAGAAACAACAAACACCAAGAAAACTCACCAAGCTCAGGAAACAACCACATTCACCCAAAGTCACAAAAGTGTAAAAGAGCATGTTAAAGTGAAGACGGAAGTTATCACCACTGACAATCAGAAGGGAGAAGTGACGGTTATTCAGCAGAGCGCAGATGAACCACCAAAAGAGAGTAGAGTTGTCCCAATTACTGTGACAAGCAAGTCAGAACGAAGTGAACTCGTAAAATCCACAACAGGGAGAACAGAGGATTCTCAGAGGCAAGAGGTCCAAGTAGTGATCTCCCACATCACTGAGATACAAGGCATTTCCGATAAAACAGATTCTCAGACTGTGAAGAGCCTGCTAAGTACAGCGCCAGATATGCTCATGCCTCCGGAAAAGAAACGTGAGCTGAAAGAATCTACAACAGAAAGTGATGctcaaaaaaatgaagaaattctTCATGATGTAAGAAAACTTGCAGAGTCTAAAATTATACATCCAGCAGGCGAGACAATGGAGAAGCATGAATCTGAGCCAGTCTCTGAGAAAGCAGTTTCTGGCCCGGCACCAGGGATATCCAAGATCAGTGTTTGTTCTGCCAAGATTGAGAACCAAACCCAGTTGAGTACTTCACATGAAAGCAGGAAAGAAGAGGTCATTCTCTGGAAATCTGGTGACCTTCGAGCCCCCTCACCTTCTCTCAGGATGCGTTCACCCTCACCAATATTTATCACCATCGAGTCCACACGAAGAACTGACTCACCCCAGAGAGTAACTCCGTCCCCTACCCTGCTACACAGGCCACCCACGCCTCCAACACCGCCGCCACGCAGGTGTGACACTCCGACGTCACGCCTCACCAGAATCACACCTTCTCCTACTTTTGACAGAGCAGAAAATTTAGCTCGACTTAAAGACGCCACAGCGAAGCTCTCACGTGGCGTCACCCCACCCCCACTCCTCACCAATCAAATCCCAGAGAAGAAATCAGGGATTGTGGAATCGCCTGCATCATTCCATCGACAAATCAAAATTGATTCCCAGGTTGTGGAGGCTTCAGGGGCACTGACTGGAAGAGAAACACCCAAAGAGAGTTTATCTGAGGAGGGCCACCAGGCTGATGTAAAAGTAGGAGATGGAACTCATGGATTGAGTGAAAACAATATACAAAGTAGGTCTGAGACCCATGAGCGACAAGGCCAAAATGACTCAGATCTTCTGGAAGCTTTAGATGATTCAGAACCATCTTTTGCTACTGTCAAAGAAAAGAGAGAGTTTTTTGAAGAGGctcaaaaagctgaaacaaataAGATCTATGTGCGCAAGGAGCCCATCAGCATCCCTGAACGACTGGGCCCAGAGATGGAGGAGTATGAGGCAGAAAACGAGAACAAAGAAAGTGAAGAGCTTCTCGGGGCAGACTTGTCTGATCTTGTACACACATTTGAATCTCCAGAGGAGAAACTGTGTAGCAATAAAGAGCTGATCCCACGTGTAGGGCGCATTCGCAATGACTCTGAAAGCACAGATTGCAACAAAGAGACAGCAGACATCCTCAAACGGGAAATGCCAACTTTTGACATCCAGacgattaaaaatgtttttgaactgGATGAGCAAAGTTCTTCTGTCAAAGAGGGGGTGGTGGAGGATTGGGAGGAGCTTGTGTCAAGCCGGAGTGAAACAACAGCAGACACTTCAAAGAGAGAAAGGCCCCAAGATGCAAAGGGAGGCTCGAGGCAGAGTACCCCCCTCCCTCCACAGAAAAAGGAGGCAGATACTGTTCCAGCACAACCAGCAGGCTTCTCTGAAACCAAATCAATCACAGAACATTTCTCAGATGTTGATGAATTTGGTAACAAGGTCACTGGAACGGTGACCTCTGTCACTGAGCGCTCTGAGAGCACGTCAACCCAGCCGACTGTTTTTTCCTATGCTGATGCAGTTAAAAGGAAAGCTGCAAGGCGAACAGAAACATATGATGAAGATGCAACAGACAAGTTGCTGAAGAATTTCCATGAAACATGGACAGAGAGTGAGgcagttttcaaaaatcttggATACACTGTTTGTGAGGAGACAACATCACAAGCCGTGTCACATCACATGAAGATCGTCTCAACGG GTTCGAGTTCCGAAGTCAGAGCTCTGCACGGTATGTCGGAGGAGAGCTTATCCGATGGATGCTCTGATAGTGGACAAAAAAAAGTACCATAA